tgtgtgtgtgtgtgtgtggttggAAATTGTCCTCTTACTACACATCCTTTCTCTCATCAATTTTCTTATAGGACCCCGTGAAGAATAGAAACTATGAGTCTTTTTCAAAGACTATTTTACGCTACGATTTTggtatgattttcttgaaatttttattttctttatgaaGCTAATACGAGCATGTTGGTTAAAAGATCCTAGCTCAGCAAAAGACCCAGACCATGTCCTCATGTCGTCCACAGCAAGTACAGGTAAAGGATAATGTGCCCCAGTGTGTGTGGCGTGAAACGAACCACAGAACACGCTACTACACAgtgaacagagagagagagagagtgagagagaggaggTAAGCTTCAATGGCGACGGCGGTGAAAGTGTACGGGCCACCGATGTCCACTGCGGCGTCGAGGGTTTTGGCCTGTCTACTGGAGAAGGACGTTGAGTTCCAGCTCATTAACATTAACATGTCCAAAGGCGAACACAAGAGCCGCGATTTCCTCAAGCTCCAGGTACTCCCCTgtaattctctctctctaaaatgtccaGATCTCTGTCTCACGCTCTTGATTCTTGACTGTTCTAGCCCTTTGGCCAAGTTCCAGCTTTTCAAGACGACAGCATTTCCCTCTTTGGTACATACTTTCCcacaatttctttctttttcttttcccttcccCTTTTGGGTTCTAATTCATTTCAATAATTCGGAGATTTAAACGTCGTAGACATTGTCATGGTACATTATTATAACTCAAATTGTAGAGATGAAAGCCAATTGCAGATTCCTATGCAAAAATTAAACTAAAAACTCAACTTGAAATTgggtgttttttgtttttggtggGAGAACAGAGTCTAGGGCTATATGTCGGTATGTGTCGGAGAAGTATGCTAACAAAGGAAACAAGGGACTGTACGGAACGAACCCGCTGGAAAAAGCTTCCATAGAGCAATGGCTAGAGGCGGAAGGGCAGAGCTTCAACCCGCCGAGCTCCGTCCTGGTGTTCCAGCTGGCGTTTGCGCCGCGGATGAAGCTGAAGCAGGACCCGGCGGCGATCGAGCAGAACGCGGCGAAGCTGGCCAAGGTGCTCGATGTCTACGACCGGCGGCTGAGGGAGAGTCGGTTCTTGGCCGGCGACGAGTTCTCGCTGGCGGATCTGTCTCACCTCCCCAACGCCCAGTTCTTGGTGAACGCCACCGACAAGGGGGAGCTGTTCACCTCCAGGAAGAATGTGGGGAGGTGGTGGGGTGAGATCTCGAGTCGGGAATCGTGGAAGAAGGTGGTCGATATGCAGAACGCGCCGCCCCCGACGACGGCGCGTGGTTAGGGCTTTGTCGGTTTGATGTGTTTTGCGGGTGTGCTGTTTTTGTGTGCCcgagtgaaaaatgaaaattagaaAATGTGGACAATATTCAACAATTTCATATTTTTGGATAGTGAGAGAACTCATAAAATATGagaatttcatattttcatgaattcatGCAGTATGCCTAAGTTTTTTACGATACATTTGACtgtatgaattttaaactttaaattttagtttgagtgaattattgaatatattttaatataattttatattatgttttatctaaatttaatataaatttaaatctaaaattttTACTTGGGAATAtaatttttggattttgaatttaaatttgagtggacttaaataaattttaatataatttttattattttttatttaaatttaatattttttcaaatacagggtgagtttttttcATGAGAAggattattttttagattttgccTACACTGGTTTGGTTGTTCGAAATCTAATATATAgataatacattattattattattattattattattattatataataaaataaggatattagctttttaaaaattttaataaaaaatataattttattttgaaaatttaaaaatcacaTAAATCTtcctcaattttcaaaacatTAGTGTATTTCATTCCCAAGCTTTGCAATATATTAATAAAGGAGACTTAACTCATAAGTATCTTGAAAAttaaatatgttagaaaatttattaaaattttgaaatctcatgctatctaactagaaaattcaacaaATCCAAACTAAAGGCATTGTTCAATATTTTGGTGCGCTTAAATCATCCAAACTTATAGTTGGTTAATTGACAATTCAATTAAGTTATTTGATCCCAATTGGTCTTACATCTTCATAatcttttaaataaaatattaataaattttgatGTAGTGTGCTAGTGATACTATATTTAACATAAAACATCCACTAAAAAATGGTTACGTATACTATTTTTGTAACAATTGgacatgttatatatatatttatgtaaaagTAGGACATGTTAAACATCCACTCGATTTGAATTCATGTGAATTTAGAAGAAACTAGGATAAAAGACATTTACCTCTCTTGAGGTTTGAGAAAAAAAACAAATACTTCTTACGAGGTTTAAAAAATGTCTCGATCTtttctgaaatttcaaaaatatcacataCCTCCTCTAAGGTTTCAAAATGGCATAGACCTTGTCTGAAGTTTGCTGAAAATATACAAacttttttctcaaaaaatttgTCTTTTGTAAATATAAAGGTGacttatgtcttttttttttttttaaacttgaaATTTAAAAAACCTTGAAAGAGTTCAAtatctttttactaaactttAGGAGAGATTATTGTCTTTGACAtaagaaattaataaaattttatattatagcTATACAAATACAAATTCCAAAATTTAGCTTACATGAGTGAAGTTTATTACACACaattttagtttcttttttttttttaatgaatttttcaagAACATAGATGTCATTATTGTAGTGAAATAAGAAATGATTAAGCATTTTAATATAAGTTTGGAGAATAATGTGTACAAGATGTGAAATATACTATTTCTCATTGGAAAATTTTGTATCCTCCAAAGAAGAAAAGAAGTAATAGtggattaagaaaaatcacaAGTGTAAAATTGCAAGGATAAAAatgatgaattttttaaaataaattaaatgcgaaaatttttaaatttttgttattGGGATCTTTAGGCATTTTCCAAATTATTGAAATATAATGAAATCTAAATAAAATTATAACAAAACGGAGTAATTATAAGAAGATACTTAGATAAATAGTTTGAAATTATATTGATTTgtacaacaataataacaaaattaAGTCTtaatcccactaagtggggtcggctatatgaatcatttttctctaatttatgcgatcatggattatttcttttaatagattcaaaaatattaaattcttactcactattttctcttaagttattttagatctattTCTATCTCTTTTACTGTatcccacagtaactaagttaCTCTTTATCGTATGTGCAAATTATATTGATTTgtattgttatttattgtttacttaaataattaaaattttttaatataactACTCTAAATGGGTTCTGCAGTAGATGGGAGGCTGAAATCTTTCCGGTGACTCGATTTCGATTTATCTGGAAGACAGGAGGatctgtgagagagagagagagagagagagagagagatggaactGTCGAGCAAGAAAGGGGAGGAAGAAGACGTCGGAGGGTACAACAGCGGCAACGTTAAGAAGGCGAGGCTGCAGTCGACGCTGGCGGCTCTCCTAGACGACCCAGTACTCGCCGACGTCCCCAAGAAACCTTCCTTGTCCGACGTCGACACCCTCCTTAACTTAGAACTCGGCAGCGCCATGCGCATCTTCGTCCTCAAATTGGACAACACTTCCTTCGGTACTCTCTTCCTGGTCTTTTCTCTACCTGAACAATTCTCTCCTCTCTTTGTCATTTTAACGAACACGTAACGTGCACTGTGTGACAAGCGCGCGTTCATCCATTTTAATTAGTGGGAATTTCTTATTGAAGATGTGGCAGTGTTAAATTCTGCTACGGTCAAGGATTTGAAGCTGGCAATCAAGAAGAAAATTAACGAAGTGGAGCAATCCAAGATGGGTCATCGCCATATTTCTTGGTAGGCTTCCACGTTTTTTTTGGGGAAACTACACTCAAGTTTCACGGAATTGTTCCTGAACTGCATGaatttttaattgtattaaaatATTGTGGATTATATGCAAACTAGATTTCTATTGAAAATGTCTGCATGAGTGATTCAACTATCATTGTCCATTTTAAAGCTGATATACAGTTATCTCGTTTTATTCATTTTATGACTTAACCTGTTATTCCTTCACTTTAGGAATTTGTGCCGTGAATTTTGAGAAGATTGGCTATTATTTTTTGGAGTATGAATCAGGGTCCAAGTGATACTGAGTTTCCAGATTAATCAAATGCTTCAAATTATAAGCATCACAAAGATATAAAATTGCTCCTCCCCTCTTATTTGAATAAAGGAGGATAATTGTGGATTTTCTGTCTTTTTCAATTCCGGACTCCTCAACCTTGGGGATTTGCATTTTGGGAATATTTGAGGGAAAATGTTTTGTTGGAATTTTGACACAATCCACTTTTTCTCTGAAAATAACATTGAGCAGGTTATGTGTCAAGATTTTAAATAGTGTGGAAATAGATGGTGGCAATGGATGGTGATCATATATAACTGCTATTTGTAGGAAGTGGGAGGGAATGAAAGACCCTAGATCCCCCATCCCCTCCTGAGGAATGAGCTCTCAATTGAGGGTCTTACTAGATGTCTTCATTCTCTTTGTTTCCTCTTTCCCCTCCTCCTGAAGGCTATAAAGCTGGGCTTGAAACTTTCCTCTTCCATATTCTGTTATTTTCTCTTGATTGTGTGAATATCGATCCATGCAAATATATAATAGATCGTTCCCCCTTATTTttaactttttcccaaaatattctggTTTGTTTAAAAATGTTTCCCTAAATATTGCAGTTCATAATTTATCACCCTAATTAAGGTGGCGGTATGAATCCACTCTCTCAAACTCATTTTCATTAGTGGAAACAAGTTTTAGCAATTGGTATTGGACTAAGATAAAAATGTAAAgctttttaaaattgagttttcgAAACTTGATTTCATTGCAGTTGATTTCTCTCCCTCTCACAGTCTCACTCCCTTGTGCATTTGATTCATTTCCATGGATCCCACTTTTTGTTTTTCTAGCCTCCTCTCATTTCATTAAATACGTCAgtcccattttttattttttttgtttactcCCATAATAGTAAAATCTGATTACACCACACTAACAGCGAACCAACCTGGAACAACCCATTCTTCACCCATCCTACCGAAAACTTCCAAAACCATATTAAACTGCCCAACCTACTCTGTCTGTATCCATTAGTTATCACAATCCCAAAGCACTACGTCTCTTACCTTTAATTCTTCAAATATATCATGCGTTGAATCcataggacaaaattttaaataagagATCAAAAGGGCACTGTCAATAAAAAGATAAAACTCAAACCCGATACTGATCATTATTGGTAAAAATTGATTGATATCATTCAATATTAacacatattattaaaaataataattttgtgTTAAAATGGTTGCCCAATACCAATGTTGATATGTACTATTCTAATTATAAAAAACAATACACTCACTGATATATTATTTACAACCTTGGTCTTTACATGCTCCTTTATATCATACACAATCTTGGACAATCTACCTCAGAAAAAGGGTGAGAAAAGTACTGATTTAGAAATTGGATTACTAGAAACAGAGTACCGTCTAAGTGGTATTGCTTTGCAGGACTGTATTGAAGACCAAAAGCTCGTTATTCATTTGACTAAATCTGAGTAGCAACACTTGTTAGAtaatcactttacctaaaagcttaagctattaggttgtgggccaacaatgtatatcaagctttaacatttgCATGTGTAGCACAATAGAACGTTGAGAGATGAGCACATGATAAATTACACACATTACTAggagttaaataattttttaaacaccatagAATAAACATTGACAATGAGACTAAAACCCAGGACCTCCTAgcaaccagctctgataccatgtaagacagccactttacctaaaagtgtAAGCTagtaggttgtgggccaacaatgtatatcaaactttaacataATAATTCTAGAATGATGTGGAGATTTTCTGTCATTCAATTGATGACAATCCAAGAAGTTCAAATGCTATACAAATCAAGTAGATGAACAAGGTACCTTTCTTGCTCAATGTTGGATGTCTCGACTTAGGAGGACTTGAAGAAGAATTAGTCAAACTCAGCTCCAGCGATGGCCCTCCAATGCTTATGTTAGAAAGCTTCTTAGAGAATCACCAAAGAGATGGAAATCCATATTACATctcttttatgaaaaaaaaaaattcactttttgTGGCTTCTCTGATAATATTGGGAACATCCTTTGATCAAGGAGCTGAATTAGAGCAAATTAATTCACATTGAAATTGCATAACTTCAATTATTGATGTTGCTTGTTATAAAGGCGTACCGGCTGCTTTTCAGGCAGCATTCCCTTAGCTATGTGGCTAAGGAGCTCCTTTGATTTAGGACTATTGCACTGATAAAGATTTGGTGTGATGTTGCTGATTCTACTTACGGCCTCCAACCTTAGGGAGGTCTTGGAAAGCAGAGGCTTGGGCTAGGTTATTTGATATTTGGTGATCGTCGATCAGTGTATTCAGGCCGACCTACTTTTGATTCCTAAGGTTGTAGTAATGTCTTCCCGTGCCCTTTCAATCACCATTAGCTAGATAGAAATTCAAAATAAGGTTAAGGATGTATAACTCATGGATACCATACAAGAAAATTTAATagttggtgattgaactagtacATTGGGTTCAAATTGGTGATCGAACTTCAATTTTCTACATATCGTTCAAACAACACAAGCTTGCTAACTATTTCAATTAAATTCATAAAACCAATCTTGTTGAATATTGTAGGAGGAAATGGGAGGGAAAGAGAAACCATCAAGCCCCCATCCCCTCCTAAGAAAGATGAGCTCTCAACTGAGGGTCTTACCAGACGTCTTTATTCTCTTTATTTCCCTTCCCCATCCTCCCAAAAAGGCTATAAAGTTGGGCTTCTAACTTTCTACTTCCATAATCTGGAGTTTTCTCTTGATTGTGCAAATATTGATCCATCCAAATATTGATCCTTCCCCCTTTTTgagtttttcccaaaatattctggttcctttcaaaaaaatttcctgAATATTGTAGTTCAAAATTTATTACCCTAATAAGGTGGTAGTACGAATCCAATCTCTTAAACTCATTTTAGTTAGTGGAAACAAGTTTTGGAAATTGGTATTGGACTAAGATAAAATTTAAgctttttaaaattgaatttttgaaactCGATTTCATTGCGCTTGATTCCTCTCCCTCACACCCCCTTGTGCATTTGATTCATTTCCATAGgtcccactttttttttttttttctaatcctcTTCTCTCATTTCATTAAATACATTGGTCCCGCTTCTTTATATTTACTCCTATAATGGAAAAATCTGGTTAGACTGCAATAATAGAGAACCAACCTGGACTAACCAAGTCTTTAGCCATTCTACTGAAAACTTTCAAAACCATTCAACTGCCCAACCTAATCTGCGTGTATCCATTAATCATCACTATCCGGAATCACTAGGCCCCTTACctgtaatttttcaaaaatattatacgATGAATCCATagaatcaaaatttaaataagagTTCAAAAGGGCACTGTCAATGAACAGATCAAACTCCAACCCAATCATTGTATaacacattattttttaaaaaaaatagcatCTGTTGTATTTATAAGTTTTAAGTTAAAATGGTTGCCAAATACACATGCCGATACGTACTATTCTAATTATAGAAAACAATACACCATTGAATTATTTACAATCTTTGTCTTTACATGCTCCTATCTAGCATACACAATCTCTGGACAATCTACCTCAGAAAATGGGTGAGGAAAGTACTGATTTAGGAAATGGATGACTAGAACCAGAATAGCCTCTAACTGATATTGCTTTGCAGGACTTAGTTTTATATTGAAGACCAAAAGCTCATTATTGATTTGACTAAATCTGATGAGTAGCGTCACTGATTATTTTATAATTCCATAATGATGTGGAGATTTTCTGCCACTCAATTGATGACTGTCCAAGAGGTATAAATGCTGTAGGAATCAGTTAGATAAACAAGGTATCTTTCTTGCTCAATGTTGAATGTCTCGACTTAGGAGGACTTGAGCCAAAGCTAGGTCCAGTGATGGCCCCCAATGCTTACGTTAATTTAGGAAACATCCTTTTATCTAGGAGCTAAATTAGAGCAAATTAATTCGCACTGTAATTACGTAACTTCAATCATTAATGGTGCTCATTACAAAAGGCATACCAGCTGCTTTTTGGCCAGCATTTCCTTAGCTATGTGGCTAGGCACTGATAAAGATTTGGTGTGATGTTGCTGAGCCAACTTACAGCCTCTGACCTTAGGGAGGTCAAGAAAGCATAGACTTGGGCTAGGATTTTTGACGTTAGGTAGATCGGTGTATTCAGGCTGGCCTACTTGAGATTCCTAAGGATTTAGCAAGGTCTTGCTTTGCACTTtcaattaggggtgagcataattcagggaaaaccgaattaaccgatttaaccgGTCGAagttggtcggttcggttcgggtaaaaaaacTGGTTCAGTCGGTTCGGTTGGGCTTCACCAAAATTCGGTGATTCGGGTTTCGGTTCAGTTAACAACacatattaattcggttaaccgattaaccgaattattaattaactaatttttaatataaattattatatgttaAAGGGATGGGGCTCGGCTTGGGGGAAAAAAAGGCGGAGCAGAGGGTTAGGGTTTTTTCCTGGCACTGTGCATCGTTTTCGTGGCGCTGAGGCAGCCAGAGACCGGAGTATTCCCAAGGCATGGAGTATAAGATTCACGTGACCAACGGGTTCAGGACCAACTCTTCAACTCCGCTGGTGATATGGTATTATGGTGTTCGTCGGAGGAGGATGATCTTGGGGGGGAGCACTGCAAGAGGGGGAAGAGTTCAGCTGGGAACTCCAGATCGACTTCTAGGGAACCGTCCAATTTTCATGCACCGTCAAATGGGATCGTCGGAGGAAGAGGTTCGAGGCGTTTCGAGTTCAGCGGGACGGCCACCGGTGTTTTGATCTCAAGAAATGCTTTTGGCTAGTGACGGAGGATGGGATTTACTTCAGCAGCAATGAGGTGAGTTGGAAGAAAGATTTCTCATGGTTGTAGAGTTACTGGATTTTGGAGCATTCCCTGGTTATTTCGGTCCTGCGGTAAAAGGAAATCAGTTCCCCAACATGTtcacccatttttttttttcacaattaattataattatatactatttttagcaattaattataaataatttcggttaaattcggttaactgaattacccgaaaaggtaattcagTCGGGTTTGGTTCGgcagttcggtcggttcggttaacagcaTTTATTAatcgaaatttttggttaattcggttaattgccTGAATTTGgtcgaaccgaccgtttgctcacccctactttcAATCACCATTAGCTAGATAGCAATTCAGAATGAGAGGAGATGTAACTCATAGATATCATACAAGTAAGTTTAATGGTTGTTCATTGAACTAGTACATTGAGTTCAAATTGGTGTCTGAATTTCAATTTGCTAC
The sequence above is a segment of the Malania oleifera isolate guangnan ecotype guangnan chromosome 8, ASM2987363v1, whole genome shotgun sequence genome. Coding sequences within it:
- the LOC131162146 gene encoding glutathione S-transferase-like, with product MATAVKVYGPPMSTAASRVLACLLEKDVEFQLININMSKGEHKSRDFLKLQPFGQVPAFQDDSISLFESRAICRYVSEKYANKGNKGLYGTNPLEKASIEQWLEAEGQSFNPPSSVLVFQLAFAPRMKLKQDPAAIEQNAAKLAKVLDVYDRRLRESRFLAGDEFSLADLSHLPNAQFLVNATDKGELFTSRKNVGRWWGEISSRESWKKVVDMQNAPPPTTARG
- the LOC131162148 gene encoding U11/U12 small nuclear ribonucleoprotein 25 kDa protein isoform X1; translation: MELSSKKGEEEDVGGYNSGNVKKARLQSTLAALLDDPVLADVPKKPSLSDVDTLLNLELGSAMRIFVLKLDNTSFDVAVLNSATVKDLKLAIKKKINEVEQSKMGHRHISWKHVWENYCLSYHNEKLLHDASGLQDFGIRNNSQVHFSPCIRSRGSQRHTKGRKHRFFHGLNKCA
- the LOC131162148 gene encoding U11/U12 small nuclear ribonucleoprotein 25 kDa protein isoform X2, which codes for MELSSKKGEEEDVGGYNSGNVKKARLQSTLAALLDDPVLADVPKKPSLSDVDTLLNLELGSAMRIFVLKLDNTSFDVAVLNSATVKDLKLAIKKKINEVEQSKMGHRHISWKHVWENYCLSYHNEKLLHDASGLQDFGIRNNSQVVNCLLFY
- the LOC131162149 gene encoding LOW QUALITY PROTEIN: S-protein homolog 24-like (The sequence of the model RefSeq protein was modified relative to this genomic sequence to represent the inferred CDS: inserted 1 base in 1 codon; deleted 2 bases in 1 codon; substituted 1 base at 1 genomic stop codon); the encoded protein is MEYKIHVTNGFRTNSSTPLVIVLWCSSEEDDLGGXALQEGEEFSWELQIDFXGTVQFSCTVKWDRRRKRFEAFRVQRDGHRCFDLKKCFWLVTEDGIYFSSNEVSWKKDFSWL